In Rhineura floridana isolate rRhiFlo1 chromosome 1, rRhiFlo1.hap2, whole genome shotgun sequence, the following proteins share a genomic window:
- the TMEM174 gene encoding transmembrane protein 174 produces WNGNTVKDFFVNVFSFTLCQPNSSELMVSDDDKAGATLLFSGAFLGLVGITFTVMGWAKYEDAIRFEWIQLLGPILLSVGVTFLLIAVCKFKMLACKSCSPSEERASDMGQIPGAQSIVFTGISHPINFHSATVVQYIPSYSTQERISMNSANVHQVLSHSGIPPFSGPLIPASSPPRYFNVNPLDNSAFSADENPAYLSADTRSGRSTDSLQEPAGMLDEDICSDISPPPYEKLFSPLS; encoded by the exons TGGAACGGGAACACTGTTAAAGATTTCTTTGTCAATGTGTTTTCCTTCACTCTTTGTCAGCCAAACAGTTCTGAACTCATGGTGTCCGATGATGACAAAGCTGGTGCCACCTTACTTTTCTCTGGTGCCTTTTTGGGGCTAGTAGGAATTACATTCACCGTGATGGGGTGGGCGAAATATGAAGATGCCATTCGCTTTGAATGGATTCAGTTGCTTGGGCCGATTCTGCTTTCGGTAGGTGTGACTTTTTTGCTGATTGCTGTGTGCAAATTTAAAATGCTTGCCTGTAAATCGTGCAGCCCAAGTGAAGAACGAGCATCTGACATGGGCCAGATTCCTGGTGCACAATCCATTGTGTTCACTGGAATTAGCCATCCTATAAATTTCCACAGTGCAACAGTGGTACAGTACATTCCTTCCTATTCAACCCAAGAACGCATCAGTATGAATTCTGCTAATGTCCATCAAGTATTGAGTCATTCAGGAATCCCTCCATTCTCTGGGCCACTAATTCCTGCTTCCAGCCCTCCTCGTTATTTTAATGTCAACCCCCTGGATAACTCTGCTTTTTCTGCAGATGAGAACCCTGCTTATCTTAGTGCTGACACCAGAAGTGGAAG ATCAACGGATAGTCTCCAAGAACCTGCAGGGATGCTGGATGAAGATATTTGCAGTGATATCTCACCACCACCTTACGAGAAGCTATTTTCACCACTGTCataa